One Cucumis sativus cultivar 9930 chromosome 1, Cucumber_9930_V3, whole genome shotgun sequence DNA segment encodes these proteins:
- the LOC101204110 gene encoding protein BUNDLE SHEATH DEFECTIVE 2, chloroplastic has protein sequence MAALPSTAALHVLPHLPLLKPEVPLLFCCSCSSAATTSSTVSTSAAAIHPIDPLIHPLLLFDSFDAPIDTQTFLATLSVLVAISLSLFLGLKGGPVPCERCAGNGGTKCVFCDSGKMQQQSGLIDCKVCKGAGLIFCKKCGGSGYSRRL, from the exons ATGGCTGCACTACCTTCTACGGCGGCTCTTCACGTTCTCCCACATCTCCCGTTGCTAAAACCTGAagttcctcttcttttttgctGTTCTTGTTCTTCAGCTGCAACCACTTCCTCCACTGTCTCCACTTCCGCGGCTGCGATTCACCCAATTGACCCTCTTATTCACCCCCTTTTGCTCTTCGACAGTTTCGATGCCCCAATTGACACCCAAACTTTTCTTGCTACTCTCAGTGTCTTGGTTGCCATTTCTCTTTCGCTCTTTCTTGGTCTTAAG GGTGGTCCGGTGCCTTGTGAACGTTGTGCTGGAAATG GCGGCACAAAATGTGTTTTCTGTGACAGTGGTAAGATGCAGCAACAGTCAGGATTAATTGACTGCAAAGTGTGTAAAGGTGCAG GATTGATCTTCTGCAAAAAGTGTGGGGGTTCTGGATATTCTAGACGGCTTTGA